The Zingiber officinale cultivar Zhangliang chromosome 2A, Zo_v1.1, whole genome shotgun sequence genomic sequence ACGTACCGCCGCCCGGTGGACGCGTCCACGTCGCCGAGCTGCCACACCGTCGACTGCACGCAGATGGTCGCCGCGGAGAACCTCACGTGGAGGTCAGTCGACATCTTCACGAACTCGCTGCCCTCGGGCGCCGGCGAAAAGATCACCGGGAGGCCGGAGTCGACCTCCGAGCGCTCTTGAGCCACTGCGAGCGGGCATGCGAAGGAACTTTCGTTGCTGTGGGCTGCGAGAGTGAGGCCGCCGCCGCGGCCGCGGAAGAGGGGGAGGATGTAGTACTCGTGGCTCGGGCGCAGGCTCCGGCCGTCGGTGTCACGGACAGAGGCGAAGATCGTGGCCTCTGCTGAGGCCGAGCAGAGCAGGAAGCAGAGGACGACCAAAACCTTCATGTTTCCGAAGTTGTTGACTGCCGCTTTCAAACTCGAAACTTAAACAAGAATAGGGAGATTTACTAAACGTAAAGTTGACTTTCATAGAATTTCCATTGGCTGGATAAGATAAGAAAATATCATTGGAAAGGGACGGACTACGGGAAATGGGCAGAGCTTACTTAGTCAACTTATATGTAACATAGTCAAAGTTTCATACAGTTGATTTTCTCTAAAATCCAGTTGAGTGGCATTTACTGATCCAGATACACGTCAAAACAGCTCTGTATTATGTGCATTAAATTGGACGCATTGTCAAGGAGTAGGTTGGTGACAAACATTGTGAGTCTCCACATCAATTGTGGCAGGCATGTTTGAATTCAATGGGAGAAGGTATGATTATTTAATAGCAGAACAACAAATTTTAATGGTCTAACATTGCAGCTTGGGCTAGCATGTGAATCCTCGTGCTGACACTTGACAAAGCGTAGTGGGCATTCCCTGTCTGCTTGCATCTCTCTTGTTTTTGCCAACCTTTTTCTGCTCTAGCATTAAGCGACATCAGTGGCAATTGTGAGCACAGGCATGCCCTTCACTTCTGAATCGTGGAAGGTTTCAAATTTCCTGCTACAACTCAAGTGAGAGCAGCTCTGTCACAATAAAGTTACTTTTCTAAAGACATGGAATAATTCAGTTTCCGAAAGAATGTCAATATTACTTCTTGCAACAAAACTAGGAGGGGAAATGAATCAAGCTCAACTAAGTTTTATAATGATTAATAACATAACTAAGTCAAAATAAGTCAAATCTTAAATTAACTAAGTCATTAAATTAGTCGTTTAAATTTGGTTGGATTTCTTTTTTATAAGTTTAGCTTAGATTTATTTAGATCTTATCAAGCTTTTAATGTAGATGCACCCTTTGATTCATTATTGATGTATCGCAattcttacaattggtatcaaagctaaggATTAGCTTATTGTTAGTTTTTAAGGTGTAAGGATTATTTTTCAATGATTTGACACATATACATCAATTTTTACATTTGATTCTATATCGATGAGCGAAATTGATATATATCCGTTGAATGTAGTATAGATAGGTTAGAATTTAACCTATGAATTAAGGTTTTTGCATTATCCGCGAAGAACATAGTTGGCGGTGTAATTTTAGGGTTCCTTGGGCTGAAAAAATTACGATATAAAATCAAGTTTTTTTAGTTACCAATAGACTAGGTAATCGATTGGTGTTCACTAATCGATTAAGATGTCCAAAATTACAAACAGAGAGTTCCTAAATCAATTGGGCTAATTGATTGgtgtttaccaatcgattggcatgagggccaatcgattgggattgccAGATTGCCACGAAGGTTCTCAAATTGATTGGACTAATCAATTGGTGTTTACTAATAGATTAGCATGAAGGACAATCAATTGGGATTTACCAGATCGTGACAAGGTTCCAAATTGATTGGGTTGGTCTATTGGCGTTCACTAATCAATTGAAACAATCAATTACTTGAACTTGatttgcgaacagagagttttcAAATAGATTGGATGATCGATTGACATTCATCAATCGATTACCATGAGGATCCAATCGATTATAGAATTTGAGGATACTCATAGAGagtttctgaatcgatcggttgatcgattagttttcaccaatcgattgggcaatcgattactGTTATTTGGGTTGTCCACAAAGAGTTtctgaattgatcagctgatcaattagtGTTcacaatcgattgggtaatcgatttcAATTCATTAAGTTGTCcataaaggatttttaaatcgATTGGTGTTCGTCAATCGATTATGTCAATCAATTAAAGTGGATGAATTGCAAATAATGACCTTCATAATCGATCAGGGAATCGATTGCTATGTACTAATCAATTACCAATGTTGGGCAATCGATTAGAGGCGTAAATCGATTGCCATCTATTCTTAATCTATTAAGAAGggtgtcaatcgattgatatctGATACTAATCAATTGATAATTGAATTTAACTCAGTTTTCAATAGTttttcttggattcttcttcgcTCTTGCTACTTAGTCAAACCTATATTATCGCCAAAGCGAGAACTATTAGGGAGGTTAGGAGTATTAGCGTAAAGGGATGTATGTCCATGCTAAGGATGATTGGCCCAAAGGCAAGTACTCATTCTTATGCCGGATGTATGTTTAAGGAAGCTtataaattaagttaaacttctaACTCATGTACATGGTGTTAGAATTTGAGCGATGTCCTAAAGCAATcgctttatattttttttctatttatttgataagtatagatttactatttaagtgcatattatatgtttgattgccttaaactcatttactgaatgcccgtaatataattcatagcatgagagaatttatgattggatcgcaactagtgattatctcttaATGCGAAATTATGaacatattaaaattttcctagtcgtcgaattgatgtattCAGACACAATCAAttatgtaagactagcacgggttatactccttgattcGGCCAAGCAGTTGTTTTCTAACTGGTTGGAGACATTGGACTgtcaagagttaaacgtggatgtcggttatggtaactagttcattagagtgactcgctataagacttcatatggttctctacatatgtcacgccccgggggagtccctgtccgaagaaatttcggcagcacctcccctatacggctgacaatctgaatcatttctacatacacaatatacattagccacaagcggctggaatatacacacaaccacgcagttatatgatatagcctactcggctgatacaataaaaaacacaaccacgcagttatatgtaaagcagcccgctcggctgtaccaaaatcgaaacacaacggaaaatgatagaaaccaaatacaatccaaacacaaaactactagccggctagacttacacaaccaacaataatacaaaataccacataacaacttcaaaactccagaaacaaaaccagagcacaaactaaacacactgacacataaaacaaacaaaacataaatgaaaccgatagatcttctgaggtgacgtggggaccagcagataggatactccaagcgacatcataaccaacctggtacctgaaaaaaagatagtgtccacgggggtgagttcaacaactcagcgaataccaatagacatgcctagtaagaaatatctaacagcaataaacatggaatacagcttcctaatcatatataggaaatatgcaaaactgaaaggtaactgaggaagctgtactcaccaggaactcctatccagaacaaaagggtcgtcaaaccagatacacaatatgcctcctgtatgcatgtcaaacaaatgcatcaaccaaaatacagcatataagtgcagcaaacacaagcaaataaatgcaataaatacatatgatgtcaatgacatggtcacccctgacgccagtccgtcatctcacacacaatggtgagactgagtgggtagggctgtgacaaccgtgcactatgacgtcactgctcctgatgagtgaccgaatggacggtgatcctgtccgaaccaagggtcaacgaacgctggggatgtggcgctccctgctagatcctcgagtgctccggcgaacctgcaacaaaaccgagccgggaggggtgtcccggcgacggccctccgacgctcaagtcaggcgaggaataacaaagaggtggcttagaaacagaagactcgtgtacctccggtgaagaaatgaagaccttatatagacctctcgaaggagcttGGGCAcgtcaatcaaagcaatcacctgctttcgaccatgcccaggtatgggtctgtcagaagggcatccataaggccataccactactgtatcaacctctccatgatgtgacggcaagatcctctatcgtgaaatcttgtgtacggcataatcattagacatgcctttgctgacatcccatatcccgagccgaacgaataggccgttcggctaacctttgtatcctcgcccttatcctggccgaacggaccatcCACTcagcccttcggttccagccgggcagtcacccgctcggccctttggttccagccgggcagacatccgccttggcgtcggaaacccaagccgatggctgggttatatctggctccgcttggacctgctcaactgctcgacgcggcccttacccgcttagtcagccctccatctgtcctcaggctgggacccttcaggaagtgggtcccccattctcaccgcgggatcacttgcctccccttcaagtctagtcgaaggaggcagtgagtccgactgactggactatgtgtccgagccatcgcttataatatcccttgagccgttcggcccttatgccaaattcagccgctcggctcttcgttttgaatgtcttggcgctcaacgtagatgtttgcttgtctaaatcttcttaaaaatcatgcaaatccttttcattaagtcgaagcatgcggggtatgggcgcattaattgcgcctggtgacagagcgccacgtggctctcctcgcgtggcggtgatgatccgtacgatgggacgccgattgttttgaaatggacggcccgatggcgtccttgtttcccgtgacctggatcggacggtggaggccaATCGACTTCGGCCATATAAAGCCTTAGTCCTTCTCCTCTGCCGCATCTTTGCTCGTGCTTTGTCCTCCTAACTCCtctgttgctgcggcctccgacgatccagttccCGTTTTTCAGCGGCTATCATCTCACCGGCGATCTTCTCCGCCCATCTCCTTCTTAGTGAGCCTTCTTTCCTCGCTTACCAGGTCTTTCCTAATCGTTTCACCTCTCTTTCGTTgctatccttttgtctcttcgagatggcgagctcttccgaacccgctacccatgttcacggtccatggtatatgagtatggaaagtaaatttgacgaggagggcgctcggcgtcttgttcggacgtacgggatcccggacgaccatgaaatagttatagccgacccaaccgatcggccccataacccgccgatcggtaccatttgcttttttctagaccaattccagggcggccttagatttcctacccatccatttattttggaagtttgtaattatttccgcatcccgctcggccaacttgtgccgaattcctttaggctgctgagtggggtggtcatcctctttaggctgcatagtattccacttgaccccaaaatattccacttctttttctaccctaaacaatccgagttgggcacctttattttccaaagtagaataggcttcaaattttttgataatatgccgacctccaacaagcactggaaggagtttttcttctatatacgacttcccgagcggccagcattcagaaccaaatggcagaccgttgtgccgacccagccggagctcggcaaattcagaagcaatccagcctaccttcatgaggcaaactggttgtccggtcagcggtacaaaatcgaccagttgcttctcaagggggtgttgtacatttttggattatctcccgttcgggccaatctcccctaccgcatgagtaaggactctttactcacttcgcctttttttgtctaactgattttaattttttctactgcagctgaagtcatgtggcgctccaaggctactgatcatctgaaattgaaagccgtggagattgaggcggctaccaaaaaagaactagccgagcggggtctaatccccagccgcccggcagctacaggagagggggggacgcagtccgcccctgaaacagaagctacTCCATCCGTTTCaacagaggttgaggcggatcctgtttcctctgccccagccgagctgggagtcccccaggccggggattcaccacgggaagttcggcggaaacgtcgaagagaccccagccttccgccgacccaagaaggCGAACCCCAGGCGCCGATCGAggtcgcttcgccagatcgcacgccgtcgcagatcaggacccccgtggcctcgcccaccgcacaaccctctggctctcctccactgactcatcgtcgcttacgacggttgggcgagacttcaaccataggggagtcctcgggccatgcgactgcggctgaggaagtgccggccggccacccgaccatcaagactacccttcgattcccatcggaggaatatttactgtctgccgatcggccttcAAGCCCTGTTCATGAGATAACCTTgaggggtccgctcgccaagctttttgaggacgctcagattagggtggccctcatgacgcccaagcagcttggtgataaccacatgcagcaggccactcaggtaggttcatttttcttctcgtgccctgctactgtttggtttctgattttattatttcccttacagcattgggccgagcaaatcgccactagccatcggctggccgagctggaggatctcatggaaaaactccaagtctcggggggtccatcggccgagcgggagaaacaagcccgcaaggccgaacagaagaaggccgccgacctggctacagaggtggctcgacttgaaggcttggtgaagaagcACGACGAAGACGTGAaacgcgccagtagccggaagaagcgggtgatcgctgatctggacaagatgaaagttgaagtccgagccctggatcagcgatctaaggagctggaagcccaactaaccaccgaacgggatgggcgctcagctgaacgcactaaagcggaggtggaccagaaagttctccaggactcgctaattgcctcccgagcggctttcagaaagtacaaggaaggggagccgagtcgcctagcagcagcgcgccaagaatacctccgttCTGAGCGGTTCGGCGAaaagttcggtggcaacgtctcctcaactttcgccgaggcggtcaaggtcaccatggcgtatttgaagaagggggggcaccttcctgctgacctgagcattccctcttcatctggcggctatgattgacgatatcccggacgctttttttaattttgaggacccggagtgaagcGAGTTCTTCccagtactttctgtatttcatctgctgatgtaaaatttttgcatGTGCCGATCGACGTAATTGTCTTCTTTTGCCTCTATTTTTGCTTGCCCTTCATTGCCGTtttttgtctgtttggtgcttattcgtagaatcagttaagctccacgtgttccccactagacgaccgatcgggttaatcagttgacttgttttcctcgaaattgtttagcgcttggctatgctgtttgcattcagtgaatgcgaagtattggcaaactgatggccgatcggacttaatcaatttagtacttgcgaacgctcgttatttggcgtccttagtttcgtccagtaagctcacagtcgcgggtttgactctcgatctttaacgtcggatcttgacggcgcggatatttatagccggtcggcgcggctctacggtttaacgtctgggctagacggtcttcggcgcggatatttatagccggtcggcgcggctctcgatttttaacggcggggctcgtcggtcttccgctcggagagtttatagacgccggctcgtctctcgatctttaacgtcggtgctcgacggtgtggttatttatagccggtcggcgcggctctcgatttttaacgacggggctcgtcggcttttcggtcggacgtttatagacgccggctcgtctctcgatatttaacgtcggtgctcgacggcgcgattttttatagccgg encodes the following:
- the LOC122044040 gene encoding kunitz trypsin inhibitor 5-like → MKVLVVLCFLLCSASAEATIFASVRDTDGRSLRPSHEYYILPLFRGRGGGLTLAAHSNESSFACPLAVAQERSEVDSGLPVIFSPAPEGSEFVKMSTDLHVRFSAATICVQSTVWQLGDVDASTGRRYVISGGVEGSPSAGTASNWFKIERYGERDYKLVHCPSVCQVCKVVCGDVGVFVEGGKRWLGLDGDPFSVIFKNAHPGTGN